A genomic window from Natronorubrum aibiense includes:
- a CDS encoding molybdopterin-dependent oxidoreductase, whose amino-acid sequence MDDLKQHDIPADVNTNEWALRVTGAVEQPLRLTRRDLTSLSLEEFTGEFACAEGWVADELSWRGVRVGTILDHASPTPEGDFALVRAMDGDYACSFPRERLAESILALELDGDALSPEHGGPVRLVPTATDRNCWESIKWVAEIELTESRPTAADTAKELALSRIE is encoded by the coding sequence ATGGACGACCTCAAACAGCATGACATCCCGGCGGACGTCAACACGAACGAGTGGGCACTCCGAGTTACTGGGGCCGTCGAGCAGCCACTGCGTCTCACCAGACGCGACCTCACCTCGCTCTCGCTCGAGGAGTTCACTGGCGAGTTCGCCTGTGCAGAGGGCTGGGTTGCGGACGAGCTCTCGTGGCGCGGTGTCCGCGTCGGAACGATACTGGACCACGCCAGTCCCACGCCCGAGGGAGATTTCGCGCTCGTCCGAGCGATGGACGGTGACTACGCATGTTCGTTTCCTCGAGAGCGTCTTGCCGAGTCGATCCTCGCGCTCGAACTCGACGGCGACGCCCTTTCACCCGAACACGGAGGTCCAGTTCGGCTGGTACCAACGGCCACTGACCGCAATTGTTGGGAAAGTATCAAATGGGTCGCCGAAATAGAGCTCACAGAATCACGGCCAACGGCTGCAGATACCGCCAAAGAACTCGCACTTTCTCGAATCGAGTGA
- a CDS encoding HAD family hydrolase, with translation MTEARYDGLLLDHDGVIVTLCSQQVLRAATTDAFVDAGVSNPTPDDVDTIMIRVRDDDLCAVADRYRVDPDQLWQYREQRTEQALRRETRAGRKAPYEDVACLEHVEVPTGIVSNNQARIVEFVLQAHGLQEYVETIRAREPTRESLREKKPEPRYLEAAAADLDCSNPLYVGDSESDVVAGQRAGFDTVLLRREHNATRKLEVEPTVEVESLQAVLELL, from the coding sequence ATGACCGAGGCGCGATACGATGGGCTTCTTCTCGATCACGACGGCGTGATCGTCACGCTCTGTTCGCAGCAGGTATTGCGAGCCGCCACAACCGATGCGTTCGTCGACGCGGGGGTTTCGAACCCGACTCCCGACGACGTCGACACGATCATGATCCGAGTCCGGGACGACGATCTGTGTGCCGTTGCGGATCGGTACAGGGTGGATCCCGACCAACTCTGGCAGTATCGTGAACAGCGAACCGAGCAGGCGTTGCGGAGGGAAACCAGAGCTGGACGAAAAGCGCCGTACGAGGACGTCGCGTGTCTCGAGCACGTCGAGGTGCCGACCGGGATCGTGAGCAACAATCAGGCCCGGATCGTCGAGTTCGTCCTCCAAGCACACGGGCTGCAAGAGTACGTCGAGACGATCCGTGCCAGAGAGCCGACCCGCGAGAGCCTTCGCGAAAAGAAGCCCGAACCAAGGTATCTTGAGGCCGCTGCGGCCGATTTGGACTGTTCGAACCCGCTGTACGTCGGCGACAGCGAGAGCGACGTCGTCGCTGGCCAGCGGGCAGGCTTCGATACCGTCTTACTCCGTCGAGAACACAACGCCACTCGAAAACTCGAGGTAGAGCCCACCGTCGAAGTCGAGAGCCTGCAAGCCGTCCTGGAACTGTTGTAG